Proteins from a genomic interval of Stenotrophomonas maltophilia:
- a CDS encoding RNA polymerase sigma factor, with amino-acid sequence MSLLGEALSALRGRRRHDAAATAAPAEPLDADQALVRAIIDGSQSAFAQLVETHQRTCAHVIGRMVGDRDQVADLLQETFLAVFRQLHRFRFESSLRTWVSRVAYTTALQHLRRRRLEAQWMVAVEVPEELGIGDEGPGPAELSEALQAGRQLGAALERLSAPQRLIVGLHYLEDFDLAEIEQVTGLARGTIKSHLHRARQVLKQELTRHATAGELL; translated from the coding sequence ATGAGCCTGCTCGGCGAAGCGTTGTCGGCACTGCGGGGCCGTCGCCGCCACGATGCAGCGGCGACGGCAGCCCCCGCCGAACCGCTGGACGCGGACCAGGCCCTGGTGCGGGCCATCATCGATGGCTCGCAGTCGGCCTTCGCGCAGCTGGTGGAGACCCACCAGCGCACCTGCGCGCATGTGATCGGACGCATGGTGGGCGACCGCGACCAGGTCGCTGACCTGCTGCAGGAAACCTTCCTGGCCGTGTTCCGCCAGCTGCACCGGTTCCGTTTTGAATCCTCGCTGCGCACCTGGGTTTCCCGGGTCGCCTACACCACTGCACTGCAGCACCTGCGCCGGCGGCGGTTGGAGGCGCAATGGATGGTGGCGGTGGAGGTGCCGGAGGAACTGGGGATCGGCGATGAAGGCCCCGGACCGGCCGAGTTGAGCGAGGCGCTGCAGGCCGGTCGTCAGCTCGGCGCGGCACTGGAACGGCTGAGTGCACCGCAGCGCCTGATCGTCGGCCTGCACTACCTGGAGGATTTCGATCTGGCCGAGATCGAACAGGTGACCGGGCTGGCACGCGGTACCATCAAGAGCCACCTGCACCGCGCGCGCCAGGTCCTGAAGCAGGAACTGACGCGGCATGCCACCGCCGGAGAGCTGCTGTGA
- a CDS encoding S9 family peptidase → MSRVLPLSLLLSAVLAAPAAHAAPTPITIEQAMADPDWIGPPVEKAWWSWNSQQVEYQLKRNGSPVRDTFRQPVAGGVAAQVADDQRGTLDVAEPVYDRSRSRSAFVRNGDVFVRDLRSGALTQLTRSNERAGNVNFAADNGVIWRVGQNWFHWTAASGVQQVASLKAEKDPRTAPKADVLRDQQLRTLETLRRDRDQREALKDQDQRWRQADPTRAPGPVYLGADVEIGDSVLSPDLTHLIVVTKPKDFDDGRGGKMPLYVTESGYEETEDTRTRVGRNGFEPHTLWYVDVRTGKAEKVSLAGLPGISTDPLAELRRKAGKDALKGERSVQVMSDFMGGGIRWSADGQQAAVMLRANDNKDRWIISVNAADGRVQNRHRLTDNAWINWGFNDFGWMADGRTLWLLSEESGFSHLYTQAGTAKPQALTSGKWETSAPVPSADGKGFYFLCNQQAPHDYEVCAVDTGSRQVRELTSLNGVEDFSLSPDGQQLLVRYSGACLPPQLAVLPSAGGQARVLTDTRTADYKARQWIQPKLVAVPSKHGAGVVWAKYYEPENKEPGKKYPIVMFVHGAGYLQNVHQRYPAYFREQMFHNLLVQKGYIVLDMDYRGSEGYGRDWRTAIYRNMGHPELEDYKDGLDWLVDTQQGDRDHAGIYGGSYGGFMTFMALFRSPGTFKAGAALRPVVDWHQYNHGYTSNILNTPDIDPEAYRVSSPIEYAQNLQDNLLIAHGMMDDNVFFQDSVNLTQRLIELHKDNWSIAPYPLERHGYVRADSWLDQYKRILKLFEQNLK, encoded by the coding sequence ATGTCCCGAGTGCTGCCCCTGTCCCTCCTGCTGTCGGCCGTGCTGGCCGCACCGGCCGCGCATGCTGCGCCCACGCCGATCACCATCGAACAGGCCATGGCCGACCCGGACTGGATCGGCCCGCCGGTCGAGAAGGCCTGGTGGTCGTGGAACAGCCAGCAGGTGGAGTACCAGCTCAAGCGCAACGGCAGCCCGGTGCGCGATACCTTCCGCCAGCCGGTGGCCGGTGGCGTGGCCGCGCAGGTGGCCGATGACCAGCGCGGCACCCTGGACGTGGCCGAGCCGGTCTACGACCGCAGCCGCAGCCGCAGCGCCTTCGTCCGCAATGGCGATGTGTTCGTGCGCGACCTGCGCAGTGGCGCGCTGACCCAGCTGACCCGCAGCAACGAGCGCGCGGGCAACGTGAACTTCGCCGCCGACAACGGCGTGATCTGGCGCGTCGGCCAGAACTGGTTCCACTGGACCGCCGCCAGCGGCGTGCAGCAGGTGGCCAGCCTGAAGGCCGAGAAGGACCCGCGCACGGCGCCGAAGGCCGACGTGCTGCGCGACCAGCAGCTGCGCACGCTGGAAACCCTGCGCCGCGACCGCGACCAGCGCGAAGCCCTGAAGGACCAGGACCAGCGCTGGCGCCAGGCCGACCCGACCCGCGCACCGGGCCCGGTGTATCTGGGCGCCGACGTGGAGATCGGTGACAGCGTGCTGTCGCCCGACCTGACCCACCTGATCGTGGTGACCAAGCCGAAGGACTTCGATGATGGCCGCGGCGGCAAGATGCCGCTGTACGTGACCGAGTCGGGCTACGAGGAAACCGAGGACACCCGCACCCGCGTCGGCCGCAACGGCTTCGAACCGCACACCCTGTGGTACGTGGACGTGCGCACCGGCAAGGCCGAGAAGGTCTCGCTGGCTGGCCTGCCGGGCATCAGCACCGACCCGCTGGCCGAACTGCGCCGCAAGGCCGGCAAGGACGCGCTGAAGGGCGAACGCAGCGTGCAGGTGATGAGCGACTTCATGGGCGGCGGCATCCGCTGGAGCGCCGACGGCCAGCAGGCCGCAGTGATGCTGCGTGCCAACGACAACAAGGACCGCTGGATCATCAGCGTCAACGCTGCCGACGGCCGCGTGCAGAACCGCCACCGCCTGACCGACAACGCCTGGATCAACTGGGGCTTCAACGATTTCGGCTGGATGGCCGATGGCCGCACGCTGTGGCTGCTGTCCGAGGAATCCGGCTTCTCGCACCTGTACACCCAGGCCGGCACCGCAAAGCCGCAGGCGCTGACCAGCGGCAAGTGGGAAACCTCGGCGCCGGTACCGTCGGCCGATGGCAAGGGCTTCTACTTCCTGTGCAACCAGCAGGCCCCGCATGACTATGAAGTCTGCGCGGTCGATACCGGCAGCCGCCAGGTGCGCGAGCTGACCAGCCTGAACGGCGTGGAAGACTTCTCACTGTCGCCGGACGGCCAGCAGCTGCTGGTGCGCTACTCCGGTGCCTGCCTGCCGCCGCAGCTGGCCGTGCTGCCCAGTGCCGGTGGCCAGGCGCGCGTACTGACCGACACCCGCACCGCCGACTACAAGGCACGCCAGTGGATCCAGCCGAAGCTGGTGGCGGTACCGTCCAAGCACGGTGCCGGCGTGGTCTGGGCCAAGTACTACGAGCCGGAAAACAAGGAACCGGGGAAGAAGTACCCGATCGTGATGTTCGTGCACGGCGCCGGCTACCTGCAGAACGTGCACCAGCGCTACCCGGCCTACTTCCGCGAGCAGATGTTCCACAACCTGCTGGTGCAGAAGGGCTACATCGTGCTGGACATGGATTACCGCGGCAGCGAGGGCTACGGCCGCGACTGGCGTACGGCGATCTATCGCAACATGGGCCACCCGGAACTGGAAGACTACAAGGACGGCCTGGACTGGCTGGTCGACACCCAGCAGGGTGACCGCGACCACGCCGGCATCTACGGCGGTTCCTACGGCGGCTTCATGACCTTCATGGCGCTGTTCCGCTCGCCGGGCACCTTCAAGGCCGGCGCCGCGCTGCGCCCGGTGGTCGACTGGCACCAGTACAACCACGGCTACACCAGCAACATCCTCAACACCCCGGACATCGATCCGGAGGCGTACCGCGTGTCCTCGCCGATCGAGTACGCGCAGAACCTGCAGGACAACCTGCTGATCGCCCACGGCATGATGGATGACAACGTGTTCTTCCAGGACTCGGTGAACCTGACCCAGCGCCTGATCGAACTGCACAAGGACAACTGGTCGATCGCACCGTACCCGCTGGAGCGCCACGGCTATGTGCGCGCCGATTCCTGGCTGGACCAGTACAAGCGCATCCTCAAGCTGTTCGAGCAGAACCTGAAGTGA